The Fictibacillus phosphorivorans genomic sequence ATTGATGGGGGAATGCTTCCTGCTAGAAGAAGGAAATCACCTTTACTCATGTTATTGATTTTTTGAAGTAAATTTTGCTGGTTTTCCATAGAGATTACAGGTCCTTGACCATTAATCTCCGTTTCTTTATGAGACTTGAGCTTTACATTAATTCTTGTAACTTCTGAAACTTCTATAAAATCATGCTGAATGTGATCTTGTGTTAAAAAGTCTTTAATAAAAGCACCTGTAAAACCACCAGTGAAACCAAGTGCAGTACTTTCTATCCCAAGGTGTTTCAGCACTCGTGAAACGTTGATTCCTTTTCCTCCGGGATAAATAAATGTATCTGATGTGCGGTTTATCTGTCCTTCTTTAAAATCCTCCACTCGAGCTAAATAATCAATGGACGGATTCAGTGTGCAAGTATATATCATGATGTCACAACCTTTATTTCTGTCTTGTCTTGAAAATCATAGATGACGTCATCATCAATATCGTCTGTTATTATGATCGCCTCATTTAATTCTGCTACTTTTGAAAACGAAGTCTCATGAAACTTCGTATGGTCAGCTAATATGAATGCTTTTTGTGAAAGGGAAATCGCTAATCCTTTTACTGCCGCCTCTTCCGGATCGGGTGTAGTGTAACCGGCCTCGATGTGAATGCCGTTCATCCCAAGGAATACCTTGTCAAACCGATAGGCACTTAAACTTTTAATCGCACTGCTTCCTACAAGTGCTTTTGTTTTAGACTTAACAAGACCGCCTATTAAGTAAGTCTTAATCTCGTGTTCACTTAAAGCTTCAAGGTGGGAGATGGCATTCGTTACAACTGTGATCTCTTTGTTCATTAGATGAGGAATCATCTTAAGTGTTGTCGTGCCTGCATCGAGATAGATGCAATCCCCAGTCTCGATTAAATCGCAAGCATATTGTGCAATTCTTTCTTTTTCTAAAGCGTTTCTCTCGGATTTTTCAAAAACGCTCAATTCTTCGCTTTTTTGGTGAGTAAGTGATGCTCCTCCATGTACGCGTTTTAACTTCTTTTCTCTCTGCAACTGACTTAGATCTCTGCGTATCGTAGACTCAGAGGATGCTGTTGCTTCTACGAGTTCTTGTATAGTTACTACTGACTTTTCGCCTAATACTTCAATAATCTTACGATGTCTTTCAGGTGTAAGCATCCTGACACCTCCAAATGTTCTTTATCTTTGACATCATTGTAACGTAAGCCCTTACATTTTTCAATCACAAACAACCAAAAATAATCAAAAACAACCATAGCCAAAGTATTCCATTTCTTTTTGGTATAATGAGAGTACATAAAAAGCTGAAGGTTGTGAGAAGCGTGAGTAGTATTGAATTACATACAGATTATCCTAAAACGAGGGTGACTTTAGCAGAGAATCTTCGATTATTAGGCCTGAAAAAAGGAATGACCGTTATCGTTCACTCTAGCTTGAAGTCACTGGGTTGGGTTGTAGGGGGACCTGTTGCAGTTGTACAAGCGTTAATGGACGTTATTACAGAAGAAGGAACATTGGTTATGCCTACACATACGGCTCATTATTCTGATCCGGCAGGATGGCTGAATCCACCGGTACCAAAGGATTGGTGGCCGACAATCATAGAAGAGATGCCTGCGTTTGATCCAGCTGTAACACCAACATATTTTATGGGAGCGATTGTAGAAGCATTTCGCACGTTTCCGGGTGTAATAAGAAGCAATCATCCAACAGAATCTTTTGCTGCATGGGGCAAAAATAAAGAAACGATCATAAACGATCATTCAGTGGATTTCGGTTTAGGGGAACAGTCACCTCTTGGGAGAGTTTATGAACTTCAGGGCCATGTTCTTCTGATAGGTGTAGGCTATGATTCGAATACCTCCATGCACTTAGCCGAACATCGCGTACCATCACCAAAAACAGAACAAAATGCTGGCCCACTATTTAGCGATGGAAAAAGAGTATGGAAGTCGTTCACTCAAATTTCTTATCGAGAGGAGTTGTTCGAAGAGATTGGAGAGGTTTACGAGCAAAATAATTATCCCGTCAAAAAAGGAAAAGTAGGAATGGCTGATTGTCGATTGATCCCACAGAGAGAACTCGTGGACTTTACAGAGAATTGGCTGAGTCAGTATGACCAAAGTAATAAACCGATTGAGCATGCTTAATGTTGTGAAAAGAAGGGTATGTTTAGTAGCAAATCCAATGAAATGAGGGAATTGCGATGAGGCGTTCCGTTCCAGCCACAATTATTTCATTCATAGTAGGCATCATTCAGCTAATCTTAATTTTACGTTTTATTTTTCAACTGTTTAATGCAAATGAAGGAGCAGCTTTCGCCCAGCTCATATATGGTCTGAGCCAACCGCTTCTTTTACCATTTGCAGCACTCTTCCCAAACATCGAACTAGCCAATGGATTCGTGATCGAACTGTCAACGATCGTTGCAATCATTGTGTATGGTGTAGTCGGCATGTTGCTGAAAAGACTATTCTCAGTGAAAAAAGTAGATCACGTTCAGCGTGAAACAGTTATTAGAGAAGAACCCGTTGTCAGAGACGAGGCAACGACTAGAGAAAAGAGAATTATCCGAGAAGAAAGAAGATAAAACCAGAAAACGTACACCAGCAAGTTAGGTGTACGTTTTTTTGTTATTAAAATTAATTTCTCAAGAAGTGTTGCTATTGGATCTTGTTTTCCTTACTTCATCATTGCAAGTTGATTGAAGCGTAAGGTTGCCGACTCCTGCGGGACTGGCGGTCAGGTGAGACCCTTAAGGGCGCAAAGCGGCAAGGGGCTCACCGCCTGCCCCGCGGAAAGCGAGCAACCTGGAGCGGAAATTAACCACATTCAAAACCCACTATAAACACTAAAAGGAAGTTTGAAAACTTATATATTATGCAATCGTAATAACTTCATATGTAGCAGATAATTCTACAAAATGTGCCATTCCTGAAATTTCTCCAGCCGCAAGCTCATTTTCTACTTTATAGTGATCAACACAAGTCTTGCAGGCGAACACTTTAACACCCTTATCTTCTATTTCTTTTAGATGCAGCGAACATAAAGACTGCTCTGTGAGGCAATAAACACCACGATTCATGAAAAAGATCGCAGCTGGAAGATCGGATTGCTGCTTCAAAACCGTAAAATACGTTTCCATTACGTTTTCTCCAAGAGCAGGATCGTTACCAGTACCAAATGAATCAGTTGTTACAAGAATGATTTTGTTCTGCACGTCAAATCACGCCTCTCTCATATTCTTTTGGCGTTAGCCAATATCTTTGTGTGAATTATACCACGCTTTGTTTAAACAAAGTCAGAGTTTGTTATGCTAGAAAGAGGAGGCTGATGGTTATGAATGAATCACTTTTTAACGTTATCGAAAAAGAAGAAGGACGTCGAGCAACTTTTGAAGTCCTTGAATATAAGCAGTTGCCTGTAACAAGTGCAGGTTCAAGTTCTTCTTACTACGCCAAAGAAACGGGAATATCGTTAAAACAAGTTCGGATCACATTGCGCCAAGGAGCGGTTCAAGCTGAAGCGGGAGCTTTGCAGTTTATGAAAGGTGATCTTGGTTTGAAGAGCAATGCTGGTGGAGTTGGAGGGTTCATGAAGAAGATGGCTTCCAATATCTTAACGGAAGAATCTCTTTTCAAACCATTATATGAAGGTACCGGAGAAATTTATTTAGAGCCCTCGTATGGTCATTACTTATTATTAAACTTAAACGACGAAGAAGTTGTTGCAGATCGCGGAATGTTTTATGCGGCAGAACCGTCTGTGCAATTGGGTGTAGCTAGACAAAAACTAACGTCTTCTATAAAAGGAGAGGATGGCCTGTTTCAAACGAGATTAAGAGGCTCAGGATTTTGTGTGCTTCAGAGTCCAGTTCCTCTTCAACAGATCATGAAGATACAGCTTCATGATGAAAAACTGCAAGTGGATGGTAACTTTGCGCTCTTAAGAAAAGGAGATATCGATTTTTCTGTAAAACGAGCATCCTCTTCTATCATTGGATCTGCGACAAGTGGTGAAGGTTACTTGCACGTTTTTGAAGGAACCGGCGAGGTGTGGATCGCACCAACACTAGGAAGATAAAAGAAAAGCTGACAGAAAAGGATAAACATATGCCTTTCTGTCAGCATTTTTTATAGGCATTAATATACATAAGAAAATGAAATGTTGCACCTACTCTTCAAACTGCCCGTTACTGTTAAATACATTGGCAGTATTGTTGGCATTACTGCCTTTCTCAACTCTATTATCACTTGAATCATTTACGACTTGTATAGGAACAGTCGGATTCATAACTTCTCCACCATTTTTGTTAACGGAAATGGTTAAGATGCCATTCGTATATTGGGCTTTCACATCTTCGTTTCGAAACATAAAAGGCAGTTGGACAAACCTCTCCGTTCGTTTCATTGCCTTCCTTTGCTGAAAATGCCCCGTTCGTTTGTTTTTTGTTGACCGAATTTCTTCCCGCTGTGCTTTAATCTGAAGTCCTTGATTGAGGATCTCGATCTGAAGGTCTTCAGGGTTATAGTCTTTTAGGTTCGCGCGAATTTTGTATTCGTCTGTTGTCTCTTCTGTATCCACTTCAAACGACATCTGGTCTGCAAATTTCTCGAACTGATTGAGCCCTTTGCTGACGTATTGGTCAAAAGAATTTAGCCAGTCATCCATAGAACGGTTATTAAAAAATGGCATCAATGGACCCTTGCCTAACATACTTATACCTCCTAAGCATTGCCGGCATTATTCGAATCGAAAATATCAGGATCTAATGTGTTTGTTGCGTTAACTACGTTTGTTGTTTGTATAAAATTCCCTGTGTTTCCTCCGCCAGATCCGTTGTATCCTTTGCCTGTTGATTTGGGATTGATGACGAGCGTATCGCCAAAATTCACAACCCCTTCTGCCGCATTAATATTAATAGGAGCTACAATTAAACAGGGCACTTTTAGCACCTCCCTTTTTGTATAAAAATAACGATTGTGACGTCGTCCTTTACAGATAAGTTATGTAGGTAGAAGCCTAAAGGTGAATGGAAACGTTTAGGCACAAAAGATTGGGCGTATGCATAACATGTGAGAAGTACTTGAAAGTGGGGATGAACGTATATGCCAGCAATTGTGGGATCTGTATCAGTAAACTCCATATCGAGCGGCAGCGTTTTTCATGTGGGAGACGTCCAGACCATATGCCCAGTCAGTTACGCAAAAACGTATGCAGGTGCAGGATCTTTCAATACGGGGGATAATCTTCGTCTGGAGAACGGCTATAATGTAACGTTTACACAAGATCCTGATGTAAATGACAGTAATGCAGCAGCAAATTTTTAAACAACAAGCAAATTCCTTAGGTAGAAGGCATACATCTAACTAAGGAGCTGATTGTATGAATGAAGAGAGCAATTATTACTTGAGCAAGCTACAACAGATGATTCTCGATCAGAATGATAAGATTAGCGACTTGGAAGAGCAGATAAAAGCATTAAAGAGAAAGGTAAGTGATCTATCCTCTCAACCTCAAAATGTAGAATATAAGTTTGATCAATTAAAGATAGAAAAACTTGAAGGTACCCTGCACATTGGACTCGGGTCTTCAGCTGATAGCAAAGACTTGATCGAACAGTTCAATATTGGTCAGAATACCCTTCAGATGCCTGGAAAGATGGAACGAAGTACGATTGAAAATCCAAACTACCGAGAGATGATTCAAGTGATGGATGGCTTTTTTGAGAAAGAAGCTCCTGTTTATTTAAAGTCACTTGAAAGTAAAATGAACGTTCCTTTAGATGAACCTTATCGAATCTTCATATTAGAAGATGTACAGCGCCAAGTTCCAGGGCGGATCAAGCACTATCTCACAAAATATGAGCCAAAAGATGAGCGGGGCAGAAGAGATATCATTCAAAAAACAAAAGAGGATATCTATCGTGGTATCGAGACGTTTATCGTACATTTACGAGATTCTAAGTCTACTGGAGGAGATGAGAGTGAAATTTTGCGTAACCAATCATGAGTTATTTGTTGGAGAGATTCACATTATCGGTGTAGGGCTATCGTCAGTGGTATTAATCGGAGACACAGATTGTATCAGTCTAGGATCTGCATTCGACACACCTCCGGAATCTTTAGTCTTAGGTACTACACTCGTTCCTCTATAGAGGTGTATGATGTATCGAACATCTGTCGTTGACTGTATCGTATTGAATTCTCTCGCTAACTCAGGTGTTTTGCAAACGGGAGACACTGACAAAATCAATAGTTTTTCTGCAGCTCTGGCTATCCAGAGAGAAAGTACAAAGTATGGAACGTTCAATGTTCCATACAGCAAATATAAAGTTTTTTCACAGCCGGTATTGGTTCCAGTTTGTCCGGTGTATAAGGTAAAACAAACGTATCATGCGAATCCTTATATTCGAGTTGGGAAAATAGATATTCTTGGGGTGTCCAGTTCATCAATCCTTCATATTGGTTCGGTTAATGATATAAAACTTCAATCTCGTGTTAAACATGTTCGTAATTTTTTTACGAATCCTTATCCGGAAAGTGAGGAGGAGGAAATATGAACCTTTTTGTTAGTCAGACGATCGTCATTCAACAGATAAGAGTAGATGGCATACAAAACTCATCTGTGCTCCAAATAGGAAGCGCGGGGGTTATACAGCCGATATCGCAATTATTTAACACAGGCGGTTTTACAGGTCCTGCCCCTCAGATTCCGGATCCGGATACTGCTCCTTCTGTTCCTTTAGGGCCGCCTTCATAAGAGGTGATTGAATTGGACACTTGGAAACAAATGATGGACTGGAAAAGGATGGCCGAAGAATATTTTGGTGATCAGTTCTTTACACCGAATCAAAATCAAAGGTCGACTAATAATCAAAATAATGAGAGTCCTCTTTGCAACATCTATGACACACCACAAGAAATTTGCTGTGTATTGGCACTGCCTGGTTTGAATCGTACAGAGGATGTTGAAGTTATGGTCGATCCGTTTAAACTGACCGTACAAGGAAAGTTATCGCTGACGTTAGATTCCTATCACTTAAGTTCGGAGGAATTTCAACTCGGTGCTTTTCATCGAGAGATTCATTTACCAGAAAGAGTTCTTCAAGAGCCTGTTCAGGCTTTTTATCGAAAAGGGTTATTATTCATTCGCTTACTAAAAGATACAAGACCTGGAGCAAATCAGCGAAAAGTAAATCTAAACTGGGTGCAAGAATAGTAGTAAACGTGTTCTTGACGACCATATATGTACTACCTTACAATAAAGGAAAACAACGGAAGGAACAGGTGTATACGTCCAATGCGCAATTAATCTGATTTTAGCCATTTACTTGAATAAAAAAGTAGAACGCTAGATAGGATTTCTCTGCCCATTTTTAGGACTTCATTACAGGCCTGTTTTTTTGTTGCAAAAAGACGTGTTATTGCGTGTTTTTTTGTGATACTTATTTTGGCTTGGGGCAGACCTCTCTAGTTAATAGGGGAGGTTTTTTTGTGCTTTTATTAGAGGCGAAGCAATTAGAAAAATCGTATGATGGAAAATTAATTATAAAGCAAACAGAGCCGTTTCAACTTTTTACTAATGACCGAGTAGGTCTTGTTGGTTTGAACGGCACCGGAAAATCAACGTTTCTTAAATTACTAGCAGAAACTGAGGATAGAGATGCAGGGGCCGTACATCATTACGGATCACTTGCAATCGTTAGCCAGTTTGACCAAGAAGAGCAATGTCTCACTTCCAAGAGTGAAGCGGCTTGGAACCTGCAAGGCAAAAAGTATGACACGATGAGCGGTGGTGAAAGAACGCGTACTCAAATCGCTGCTGCTCTAGAACAAGATCCAGATATCCTTATCTTAGATGAACCTACATCTCATCTTGATGTCGACGGAATGGATCAACTTGCAGATGAACTTTTACGTTTTAAAGGAGCACTTTTGCTTGTGTCACATGACCGTGCATTTCTAGATACGGTATGCACAAAGATCGTCGAAATCGATCACCAAACGTTCGCAACATATCCTGGTAACTATTCAGATTATCTGATTCAAAAAGATCAACAACTCAAACGAAAACACTTTGAATACGAACAGTATGTTAAAGAAAAAACAAGACTTGAGAGAACGGCTAAGGAAAAAGCATCTAAAGCGAGAGACTTGAAGAACAAACCAACTCGCATGTCTTATAGTGAAGCAAAGCTAGGAAAAGGAAAACTTCAAAATGCAAAGCGTTCACTTGAGAAGAAATCGAAGGTTATTGAGAAAAGGATCGAGATGCTCGATAAGAAGGAAAAGCCAAAGAAGCAACAGAATGTGGAATTCGATATACAACGATTTCCTAAGGTTCATGGAAAACAAGTCTTAGCTGTTAAAGATCTTTCTTTAAGGTTTGATGAAAAACCACTGGTTCAAAATCTTACATTCTCTGTAAAACCGGGGATGAAGATCGTTTTAACAGGCAAGAACGGAACCGGAAAATCCACCTTACTTCAAGAAATCTATAAAGGAAATGAAGCGATTGAAAAGTCTAATCAGCTTAAAGTCGGCTACTTCCATCAGCATCTTAATATTTTGGATCCACAAAAAAGTATTCTTGAGAACGTGATGGAACGTAGTCTGTACGATGAAACATGGGTTAGAACCATATTAGCAAGAATGTTATTTAAACGTGAAGATGTCTTTAAAAGAGTAGATGTATTGAGTGGCGGTGAAAAGATGAAGACTGCTCTCGCAAAACTTTTCTTAAGTGACTACAATGTATTGTTACTAGATGAACCTTCAAATTACTTAGATTTGTTTACAAGAGAAGCGTTAGAAGAGGTCTTAGTAGCCTATCCTGGTACGTTTATCTTGGCTACTCATGACAGACGCTTAATGGAAAAGACAGCCACTCATATTCTAGAGCTGCAGTCATCGAAAGCATTTTGGTTTGAAGGAAACTATAAAGAGTTTACGATGCGAAACGGAATCCGAAATGAGCATCATTACGATGAAGATGAGTTGCTCAAGATGCAGTTTGAGATGACAGAACTGATCAGTCAACTTTCTGTTTGTTCAGAACTCAGCAAAAAAGAGGAGCTCGATCGCCGATATAATGACGTACTGCATAGAATGAATAAGTTCAGATCATAAAGAAGTAGAGCCGTTCAAAATGAGCGGCTCTACTTCTTTTTATCTACTTTTATGGGTGGTTCTTCTTGATCGGTGATTCCTGAATCATAGCCGATCTGATTTAAATCCTTTTCATCGGCCACTGTACCTCCGGCCATTCCTTCGTTCATCATTCGGTCAACGTCTAAGTACAGATCTTTTTTACCTTCATT encodes the following:
- a CDS encoding DeoR/GlpR family DNA-binding transcription regulator encodes the protein MLTPERHRKIIEVLGEKSVVTIQELVEATASSESTIRRDLSQLQREKKLKRVHGGASLTHQKSEELSVFEKSERNALEKERIAQYACDLIETGDCIYLDAGTTTLKMIPHLMNKEITVVTNAISHLEALSEHEIKTYLIGGLVKSKTKALVGSSAIKSLSAYRFDKVFLGMNGIHIEAGYTTPDPEEAAVKGLAISLSQKAFILADHTKFHETSFSKVAELNEAIIITDDIDDDVIYDFQDKTEIKVVTS
- a CDS encoding aminoglycoside N(3)-acetyltransferase, which codes for MRVHKKLKVVRSVSSIELHTDYPKTRVTLAENLRLLGLKKGMTVIVHSSLKSLGWVVGGPVAVVQALMDVITEEGTLVMPTHTAHYSDPAGWLNPPVPKDWWPTIIEEMPAFDPAVTPTYFMGAIVEAFRTFPGVIRSNHPTESFAAWGKNKETIINDHSVDFGLGEQSPLGRVYELQGHVLLIGVGYDSNTSMHLAEHRVPSPKTEQNAGPLFSDGKRVWKSFTQISYREELFEEIGEVYEQNNYPVKKGKVGMADCRLIPQRELVDFTENWLSQYDQSNKPIEHA
- a CDS encoding YggT family protein, with protein sequence MRRSVPATIISFIVGIIQLILILRFIFQLFNANEGAAFAQLIYGLSQPLLLPFAALFPNIELANGFVIELSTIVAIIVYGVVGMLLKRLFSVKKVDHVQRETVIREEPVVRDEATTREKRIIREERR
- a CDS encoding DsrE family protein is translated as MQNKIILVTTDSFGTGNDPALGENVMETYFTVLKQQSDLPAAIFFMNRGVYCLTEQSLCSLHLKEIEDKGVKVFACKTCVDHYKVENELAAGEISGMAHFVELSATYEVITIA
- a CDS encoding AIM24 family protein, with translation MNESLFNVIEKEEGRRATFEVLEYKQLPVTSAGSSSSYYAKETGISLKQVRITLRQGAVQAEAGALQFMKGDLGLKSNAGGVGGFMKKMASNILTEESLFKPLYEGTGEIYLEPSYGHYLLLNLNDEEVVADRGMFYAAEPSVQLGVARQKLTSSIKGEDGLFQTRLRGSGFCVLQSPVPLQQIMKIQLHDEKLQVDGNFALLRKGDIDFSVKRASSSIIGSATSGEGYLHVFEGTGEVWIAPTLGR
- a CDS encoding Hsp20/alpha crystallin family protein; this translates as MLGKGPLMPFFNNRSMDDWLNSFDQYVSKGLNQFEKFADQMSFEVDTEETTDEYKIRANLKDYNPEDLQIEILNQGLQIKAQREEIRSTKNKRTGHFQQRKAMKRTERFVQLPFMFRNEDVKAQYTNGILTISVNKNGGEVMNPTVPIQVVNDSSDNRVEKGSNANNTANVFNSNGQFEE
- a CDS encoding spore germination protein, with the protein product MPCLIVAPININAAEGVVNFGDTLVINPKSTGKGYNGSGGGNTGNFIQTTNVVNATNTLDPDIFDSNNAGNA
- a CDS encoding spore germination protein, whose translation is MPAIVGSVSVNSISSGSVFHVGDVQTICPVSYAKTYAGAGSFNTGDNLRLENGYNVTFTQDPDVNDSNAAANF
- the gerPC gene encoding spore germination protein GerPC, encoding MNEESNYYLSKLQQMILDQNDKISDLEEQIKALKRKVSDLSSQPQNVEYKFDQLKIEKLEGTLHIGLGSSADSKDLIEQFNIGQNTLQMPGKMERSTIENPNYREMIQVMDGFFEKEAPVYLKSLESKMNVPLDEPYRIFILEDVQRQVPGRIKHYLTKYEPKDERGRRDIIQKTKEDIYRGIETFIVHLRDSKSTGGDESEILRNQS
- a CDS encoding spore gernimation protein GerPD, which gives rise to MRVKFCVTNHELFVGEIHIIGVGLSSVVLIGDTDCISLGSAFDTPPESLVLGTTLVPL
- a CDS encoding spore germination protein GerPE, which produces MMYRTSVVDCIVLNSLANSGVLQTGDTDKINSFSAALAIQRESTKYGTFNVPYSKYKVFSQPVLVPVCPVYKVKQTYHANPYIRVGKIDILGVSSSSILHIGSVNDIKLQSRVKHVRNFFTNPYPESEEEEI
- a CDS encoding spore germination protein GerPB → MNLFVSQTIVIQQIRVDGIQNSSVLQIGSAGVIQPISQLFNTGGFTGPAPQIPDPDTAPSVPLGPPS
- a CDS encoding Hsp20/alpha crystallin family protein; this encodes MDTWKQMMDWKRMAEEYFGDQFFTPNQNQRSTNNQNNESPLCNIYDTPQEICCVLALPGLNRTEDVEVMVDPFKLTVQGKLSLTLDSYHLSSEEFQLGAFHREIHLPERVLQEPVQAFYRKGLLFIRLLKDTRPGANQRKVNLNWVQE
- the abc-f gene encoding ribosomal protection-like ABC-F family protein, with protein sequence MLLLEAKQLEKSYDGKLIIKQTEPFQLFTNDRVGLVGLNGTGKSTFLKLLAETEDRDAGAVHHYGSLAIVSQFDQEEQCLTSKSEAAWNLQGKKYDTMSGGERTRTQIAAALEQDPDILILDEPTSHLDVDGMDQLADELLRFKGALLLVSHDRAFLDTVCTKIVEIDHQTFATYPGNYSDYLIQKDQQLKRKHFEYEQYVKEKTRLERTAKEKASKARDLKNKPTRMSYSEAKLGKGKLQNAKRSLEKKSKVIEKRIEMLDKKEKPKKQQNVEFDIQRFPKVHGKQVLAVKDLSLRFDEKPLVQNLTFSVKPGMKIVLTGKNGTGKSTLLQEIYKGNEAIEKSNQLKVGYFHQHLNILDPQKSILENVMERSLYDETWVRTILARMLFKREDVFKRVDVLSGGEKMKTALAKLFLSDYNVLLLDEPSNYLDLFTREALEEVLVAYPGTFILATHDRRLMEKTATHILELQSSKAFWFEGNYKEFTMRNGIRNEHHYDEDELLKMQFEMTELISQLSVCSELSKKEELDRRYNDVLHRMNKFRS